From one Xyrauchen texanus isolate HMW12.3.18 chromosome 17, RBS_HiC_50CHRs, whole genome shotgun sequence genomic stretch:
- the dhdds gene encoding dehydrodolichyl diphosphate synthase complex subunit DHDDS, whose protein sequence is MSWIRETELRLLERLTANILKAGPMPKHVAFIMDGNRRYAQKRHVERQEGHTQGFDKLAETLRWCLNLGIHEVTVYAFSIENFKRSREEVDGLIELARQKFSRLLMEKENLEKHGVCIRVLGDLTLLPEDLQQLIAKSVVSTRAHNKCFLNVCFAYTSRHEIANAVKEMAWGVEQGLIKSSDVSEALLSQCLYSSNSPNPDLLIRTSGEVRLSDFLLWQTSYSCLAFQSVLWPEYSFWNLCEAILQYQLSYRSLQKARELHKESQVLQQMEADRTCVAELLQHHGNGKPMDAQSRQTALLNYTASREERVCCFLNALQHKRDTFLNDLSSQAVVA, encoded by the exons ATGTCGTGGATTCGAGAGACGGAACTTAGACTTCTTGAAAGGCTTACTGCCAACATCCTAAAG GCAGGGCCCATGCCCAAACATGTGGCCTTCATTATGGATGGTAACCGACGTTATGCTCAAAAGAGGCACGTGGAGAGGCAGGAGGGTCACACTCAGGGATTTGACAAACTGGCAGAG ACGCTTCGTTGGTGCCTAAACCTGGGCATCCATGAGGTCACTGTTTACGCGTTCAGCATTGAGAACTTCAAGCGTTCCAGAGAGGAGGTGGATGGTCTGATTGAGCTGGCCAGACAAAAGTTCAGCCGGCTGTTGATGGAGAA AGAGAATCTTGAGAAGCACGGTGTGTGTATTCGGGTGCTGGGAGATCTGACTCTGCTGCCTGAAGACCTGCAGCAACTTATTGCCAAATCTGTCGTGTCTACTAGAGCACACAACAA GTGTtttctgaatgtgtgttttgcgtACACGTCGAGACATGAAATCGCAAATGCTGTCAAGGAAATGGCATGGGGAGTAGAGCAGGGCTTGATCAAATCCAG CGATGTGTCTGAAGCGCTCCTCAGTCAGTGTCTGTACAGCAGTAACTCCCCGAACCCCGATCTGCTCATCCGTACGTCTGGAGAAGTGCGCCTTAGTGACTTCCTGCTGTGGCAG ACCTCATATTCCTGTCTGGCATTCCAGTCTGTTCTGTGGCCGGAATATTCCTTCTGGAATCTGTGTGAAGCCATTTTACAGTACCAGCTGAGTTATCGATCTCTCCAG AAAGCTCGGGAGCTACACAAAGAAAGCCAAGTGCTACAGCAGATGGAAGCAGATCGCACCTGTGTGGCTGAACTCCTGCAGCATCATGGAAATGGAAAACCTATGGACGCCCAGAGTCGACAGACAGCACTGCTAAACTACACTGCCAGTAGAGAAGAGCGGGTTTGCTGCTTTCTGAATGCCCTTCAACACAAGAGAGACACTTTCCTCAACGATTTAAGCAGCCAGGCTGTCGTTGCTTAG